Proteins encoded in a region of the Streptomyces sp. NBC_00258 genome:
- a CDS encoding S66 family peptidase: MTTPAYPPKPVPGDRVAVLSPSAALPGILPLPYELGLERLRKEYGLEPVEYSATRRMGSTPQERADDIHAAFADPGIKAVMASIGGDDQITVLPLLDRELIRANPKPFFGYSDNTNLLAYLWNTGIVGYHGASVMCELGRPGAMDPLTAESVRAALLTSGEYELRPAERWRDVDRDWADPATFASEPETRPGTGWTWVNADRVVEGRSWGGCVEILAWLLMADREIPRDLSVHDGGVLFLETTEELPSGEEVFRVLRSMGERGLLRRFSALLMGRAKTWSFESPNSPEEGARYAAEQRAAVLRAMEAYAPDTTIVFDVDLGHTDPQIVIPYGGVIRVDGPARRITVTY, encoded by the coding sequence ATGACGACTCCCGCGTACCCGCCCAAGCCCGTGCCCGGCGACCGGGTGGCCGTGCTCTCGCCGTCCGCCGCGCTGCCGGGGATCCTTCCGCTCCCGTACGAGTTGGGCCTGGAGCGGCTGCGCAAGGAGTACGGCCTCGAACCGGTCGAGTATTCGGCGACCCGGAGGATGGGTTCGACGCCCCAGGAGCGGGCCGACGACATCCACGCGGCGTTCGCCGACCCGGGCATCAAGGCGGTCATGGCGTCGATCGGCGGTGACGACCAGATCACCGTGCTGCCCCTGCTGGACCGGGAGTTGATCCGCGCCAACCCGAAGCCGTTCTTCGGGTACAGCGACAACACGAACCTGCTCGCCTACCTGTGGAACACGGGAATCGTCGGCTACCACGGCGCGAGCGTGATGTGTGAGCTGGGCCGGCCCGGTGCCATGGATCCGCTGACCGCCGAGTCCGTGCGGGCGGCGCTCCTCACCTCGGGCGAGTACGAACTGCGTCCGGCCGAGCGGTGGCGCGACGTCGACCGCGACTGGGCGGACCCGGCGACCTTCGCGTCGGAACCGGAGACCCGGCCCGGCACCGGGTGGACCTGGGTCAACGCCGACCGGGTGGTGGAGGGCCGCAGTTGGGGCGGCTGTGTGGAGATCCTGGCCTGGCTGCTGATGGCCGACCGGGAGATCCCGCGCGACCTCTCCGTCCACGACGGCGGCGTGCTCTTCCTGGAGACCACGGAGGAACTGCCGAGCGGTGAGGAGGTCTTCCGCGTCCTGCGGAGCATGGGCGAGCGCGGACTGCTCCGACGTTTCTCCGCACTCCTGATGGGCCGGGCGAAGACGTGGTCCTTCGAAAGCCCCAACAGCCCGGAGGAGGGCGCCCGTTACGCGGCGGAGCAGCGCGCGGCCGTGCTGCGCGCCATGGAGGCGTACGCCCCGGACACCACGATCGTCTTCGATGTGGACCTCGGGCACACCGACCCACAGATCGTCATCCCCTACGGGGGAGTGATTCGCGTGGACGGTCCCGCCCGGCGCATCACGGTGACCTACTGA
- the aroQ gene encoding type II 3-dehydroquinate dehydratase: MPRTLANAPIMILNGPNLNLLGQRQPEIYGSDTLADVEAMCAKAAAAHGGTVDFRQSNHEGELVDWIHEARLDHSGIVINPGAYSHTSVAILDALNTCDGLPVLEVHISNIHKREEFRHHSYVSLRADGVIAGCGVQGYVFGVERVAALAGAGRTTDT; encoded by the coding sequence GTGCCCCGCACCCTCGCCAACGCCCCGATCATGATTCTCAACGGCCCCAACCTGAACCTCCTCGGGCAGCGCCAGCCGGAGATCTACGGCTCCGACACCCTCGCCGACGTCGAGGCGATGTGCGCCAAGGCGGCGGCCGCACACGGCGGCACGGTGGACTTCCGCCAGTCCAACCACGAGGGCGAGCTGGTCGACTGGATCCACGAGGCACGCCTCGATCACTCCGGGATCGTGATCAACCCGGGCGCCTACTCGCACACCTCCGTCGCGATCCTGGACGCCCTCAACACCTGCGACGGGCTGCCCGTGCTGGAGGTCCACATCTCCAACATCCACAAGCGCGAGGAGTTCCGCCACCACTCGTACGTCTCGCTGCGCGCCGACGGCGTGATCGCGGGCTGCGGAGTGCAGGGGTACGTGTTCGGGGTCGAGCGGGTCGCGGCGCTGGCGGGAGCGGGGCGGACGACGGACACCTGA
- a CDS encoding amino acid ABC transporter ATP-binding protein: MSETPKESGVPVLRMEAVRKTFGDSLVLRDVDLEVAPHTVTALIGASGSGKSTLLRCANLLEEIDDGAIWLDDEEITDPRADQDAVRRRIGVVFQAYNLFPHMTVLENITLAPRRVHGVDRAEAEAHARELLDRLGLGAKAGEYPDRLSGGQQQRAAIVRALAVRPRLLLLDEITAALDPELVGEVLAVVRDLKGDGMTMVLATHEMGFARDVADQVCFLDGGVVLERGTAEEVFGDPREERTKQFLRRIVEAGRL, translated from the coding sequence ATGAGCGAGACGCCCAAGGAGTCCGGCGTGCCCGTGCTGCGGATGGAGGCCGTTCGCAAGACCTTCGGCGACTCGCTCGTCCTGCGGGACGTCGATCTGGAGGTCGCCCCGCACACGGTGACGGCTCTGATCGGGGCCTCCGGCTCGGGCAAGTCGACACTGCTGCGCTGCGCGAACCTCCTGGAGGAGATCGACGACGGCGCCATCTGGCTGGACGACGAGGAGATCACCGACCCCCGGGCCGACCAGGACGCGGTGCGCCGCCGGATCGGCGTGGTCTTCCAGGCGTACAACCTCTTTCCGCACATGACCGTCCTGGAGAACATCACGCTGGCCCCGCGCCGCGTGCACGGCGTGGACCGCGCGGAGGCGGAGGCGCACGCCCGTGAGCTGCTCGACCGGCTCGGGCTCGGCGCCAAGGCGGGCGAGTACCCGGACCGGCTGAGCGGCGGCCAGCAGCAGCGGGCCGCGATCGTCCGCGCCCTGGCCGTACGTCCCAGGCTGCTGCTCCTCGACGAGATCACCGCAGCCCTCGACCCGGAACTGGTGGGTGAAGTCCTCGCTGTCGTGCGGGACTTGAAGGGCGACGGCATGACCATGGTGCTGGCCACGCACGAGATGGGCTTCGCCCGGGACGTCGCGGACCAGGTCTGCTTCCTCGACGGCGGCGTCGTACTGGAACGCGGCACGGCCGAGGAGGTGTTCGGCGACCCGCGGGAGGAACGCACGAAGCAGTTTCTGCGACGGATCGTGGAGGCGGGACGGCTGTAG
- a CDS encoding amino acid ABC transporter permease: MTVVKEESGGEPEGDSGEGDAHEAYVPSRRRIERERYKRSRARRATAIAALSTLVTGIVLYLVVVNAPGWPRTKETFFSAQYAREAFPKVLEGLWLNVRLLLVCGAAVLVLGMLIAVARTLRGPVFFPVRALAAAYTDFFRGLPLIINLMIVVLGVPALRLQGITVDPVLLGGTALTLTYSAYVAEVFRAGIESVHPSQRAAARSLGLSNRQALRYVVLPQAVRRQVPPLLNDLVSLQKDTGLVSIGGAVDAVRAADIIVGRSLNYTPYIVAGLVFVALTIPMTRFTDWVTARMDRRQAQGGSI, from the coding sequence GTGACGGTCGTGAAGGAGGAGTCGGGCGGGGAACCGGAAGGAGACTCCGGCGAGGGAGACGCGCACGAGGCGTACGTCCCGTCGCGGCGGCGGATCGAGCGGGAGCGGTACAAGCGCTCCCGTGCCCGCCGCGCGACGGCGATCGCCGCGTTGTCCACCCTCGTGACCGGCATCGTCCTCTACCTGGTCGTCGTCAACGCGCCCGGCTGGCCGCGCACCAAGGAGACGTTCTTCAGCGCGCAGTACGCGCGCGAGGCGTTCCCCAAGGTCCTCGAAGGGCTGTGGCTGAACGTCCGGCTCCTGCTGGTGTGCGGGGCCGCGGTCCTCGTCCTCGGCATGCTGATCGCCGTCGCCCGCACCCTGCGCGGGCCGGTGTTCTTCCCGGTGAGGGCGCTGGCCGCCGCGTACACCGACTTCTTCCGCGGGCTGCCGCTGATCATCAACCTGATGATCGTGGTCCTGGGCGTGCCGGCGCTGCGGCTGCAGGGCATCACGGTCGACCCGGTGCTGCTCGGCGGGACGGCGCTCACCCTGACGTACTCGGCGTACGTCGCCGAGGTGTTCCGCGCCGGCATCGAGTCGGTCCACCCCTCGCAGCGCGCCGCGGCCCGCTCGCTGGGCCTGAGCAACCGTCAGGCTCTGCGGTACGTGGTGCTCCCCCAGGCCGTACGCCGTCAGGTGCCGCCGCTGCTCAACGACCTGGTGTCTCTGCAGAAGGACACCGGGCTCGTCTCGATCGGCGGCGCGGTCGACGCCGTACGCGCCGCGGACATCATCGTGGGCCGCAGCCTCAACTACACGCCGTACATCGTCGCGGGGCTGGTCTTCGTCGCGCTGACCATCCCGATGACCCGCTTCACCGACTGGGTCACGGCACGCATGGACCGGCGGCAGGCGCAGGGAGGGAGCATATGA
- a CDS encoding ABC transporter substrate-binding protein — protein sequence MYLAQRALRRAASTATVALLAVAVGCAPQPEEKASDKPSGSGAESCAKGELGTEVSGKLTIATDEPAYEPWFKDDKPANGEGFESAVAYAVAKQLGYDKGDVVWQSVPFNKAFAPGEKTFDFDINQVSISDERKKAVDFSSGYYDVRQAVVALKDSKAAKAKSIADLKGVKLGAQVGTTSLNYIDDVVKPTEEPAAYAKNDQAKSALKNGQVDAIVVDLPTAFYITAAEVTDARIVGQFENQGGTPEQFGLVLDKGSALTSCVTDAVDALREDGTLAAVEKQWLSDAVDAPVLK from the coding sequence ATGTATCTTGCCCAACGCGCCTTGCGCCGTGCCGCGTCCACCGCCACCGTCGCTCTGCTCGCCGTCGCCGTCGGCTGCGCCCCGCAGCCCGAAGAGAAGGCCTCCGACAAGCCCTCCGGTTCCGGCGCCGAGTCGTGCGCCAAGGGCGAACTGGGCACCGAGGTCTCCGGGAAGCTGACCATCGCGACCGACGAACCCGCGTACGAGCCGTGGTTCAAGGACGACAAGCCGGCCAACGGCGAGGGCTTCGAGTCGGCCGTCGCGTACGCCGTGGCGAAGCAGCTCGGCTACGACAAGGGCGACGTCGTCTGGCAGAGCGTGCCCTTCAACAAGGCCTTCGCGCCCGGCGAGAAGACCTTCGACTTCGACATCAACCAGGTGTCGATCAGCGACGAGCGCAAGAAGGCCGTCGACTTCTCGTCCGGCTACTACGACGTGCGCCAGGCCGTCGTCGCGCTGAAGGACTCCAAGGCCGCGAAGGCGAAGAGCATCGCCGACCTCAAGGGCGTGAAGCTGGGCGCCCAGGTCGGTACCACCAGCCTGAACTACATCGACGACGTGGTGAAGCCGACCGAGGAGCCGGCCGCGTACGCGAAGAACGACCAGGCCAAGTCCGCCCTGAAGAACGGTCAGGTGGACGCCATCGTGGTCGACCTGCCGACCGCGTTCTACATCACCGCGGCCGAGGTGACGGACGCGAGGATCGTCGGGCAGTTCGAGAACCAGGGCGGTACGCCCGAGCAGTTCGGGCTCGTCCTGGACAAGGGCAGCGCGCTCACGTCGTGCGTGACGGACGCCGTGGACGCCCTGCGCGAGGACGGCACCCTCGCCGCCGTCGAGAAGCAGTGGCTGTCCGACGCCGTCGACGCACCGGTCCTCAAGTGA
- a CDS encoding MBL fold metallo-hydrolase produces the protein MTYSGAVTVGGPADVHELRDLMISKVAVGPMNNNAYLLRCRATDEQLLIDAANDAGTLLTLIGDDGIASVVTTHQHGDHWQALAEVVTATGARTYAGRDDADGIPVPTDVPVQDGDTIRVGHVELTARHLVGHTPGSIALVYDDPHGHPHVFTGDCLFPGGVGNTRKDAKAFASLIHDVETKIFDALPDETWVYPGHGDDTTLGAERPHLPEWHARGW, from the coding sequence ATGACGTACAGCGGAGCGGTGACGGTCGGCGGCCCTGCGGATGTGCACGAGCTTCGGGATCTGATGATCTCCAAGGTCGCGGTCGGCCCGATGAACAACAACGCCTATCTGCTGCGCTGCCGGGCCACGGACGAGCAGTTGCTGATCGACGCGGCCAACGACGCCGGGACGCTGCTCACGCTGATCGGTGACGACGGCATCGCGTCCGTGGTCACCACGCATCAGCACGGCGACCACTGGCAGGCGCTCGCGGAGGTCGTGACGGCCACGGGCGCGCGCACGTACGCGGGGCGGGACGACGCCGACGGCATCCCCGTGCCCACGGACGTGCCCGTCCAGGACGGTGACACGATCCGGGTGGGGCACGTGGAACTGACCGCACGCCATCTGGTGGGGCACACGCCCGGCTCGATCGCCCTGGTCTACGACGACCCGCACGGGCACCCGCATGTGTTCACAGGTGACTGTCTCTTCCCGGGTGGTGTGGGCAACACACGTAAGGACGCGAAGGCGTTCGCCAGTCTGATCCACGACGTCGAGACGAAGATCTTCGATGCGTTGCCGGACGAGACCTGGGTCTACCCGGGGCACGGCGACGACACGACGCTGGGCGCCGAACGTCCGCATCTGCCGGAGTGGCACGCGCGGGGTTGGTGA
- a CDS encoding maleylpyruvate isomerase family mycothiol-dependent enzyme — MNDHVRDLASVRDATERLLTAVGKLDNASVAEPSPLPGWSRGHVLAHLARNADALVNVLEGRPMYVSGEARDADIGRDAPRPLETQLTDLRESAARFQEAGAAPADWSRTVELRNGVTDSASGVPFRRWIEVELHHVDLGIGYDLEDLPEEFVEREIVFLTDRFAGHPEVPHTRVTDGTRAWSTGRVSGDGDTEGAEGSGGGPEVTVTGPAPALLGWLAGRRDGSALSVDGGPLPALPPL, encoded by the coding sequence ATGAACGATCATGTGCGCGACCTGGCGTCTGTACGTGACGCGACCGAGCGGCTCCTCACCGCAGTCGGCAAACTGGACAACGCTTCCGTGGCCGAGCCGTCACCGCTGCCCGGCTGGAGCCGCGGCCACGTCCTGGCCCACCTGGCCCGCAACGCGGACGCCCTCGTGAACGTCCTCGAAGGCCGGCCCATGTACGTCTCCGGGGAGGCCCGGGACGCCGACATCGGGCGGGACGCCCCGCGCCCCCTGGAGACACAGCTCACCGACCTCCGCGAGAGCGCGGCCCGCTTCCAGGAGGCGGGGGCCGCGCCGGCGGACTGGTCCCGCACGGTGGAGCTGCGCAACGGCGTCACCGACTCGGCGTCCGGGGTGCCGTTCCGGCGGTGGATCGAGGTCGAGCTGCACCACGTCGATCTGGGGATCGGCTACGACCTGGAGGACCTCCCGGAGGAGTTCGTGGAGCGCGAGATCGTCTTCCTCACGGACCGCTTCGCCGGGCACCCCGAGGTGCCGCACACGCGCGTCACCGACGGCACGCGCGCGTGGAGCACGGGACGCGTCTCCGGAGACGGCGACACAGAGGGAGCCGAGGGCTCCGGGGGTGGTCCGGAGGTGACCGTGACCGGCCCCGCGCCCGCCCTCCTCGGCTGGCTCGCGGGCCGCCGCGACGGGTCGGCGCTGAGCGTCGACGGCGGTCCGCTGCCCGCACTCCCCCCGCTATAG
- the uvrA gene encoding excinuclease ABC subunit UvrA: MADRLIVRGAREHNLKNVSLDLPRDSLIVFTGLSGSGKSSLAFDTIFAEGQRRYVESLSSYARQFLGQMDKPDVDFIEGLSPAVSIDQKSTSRNPRSTVGTITEVYDYLRLLFARIGKPHCPECGRPITRQSPQAIVDKVLELPEGSRFQVLSPLVRERKGEFVDLFSDLQTKGYSRARVDGETIQLTEPPTLKKQEKHTIEVVIDRLTVKEGAKRRLTDSVETALGLSGGMVVLDFVDLPADDPERERMYSEHLYCAYDDLSFEELEPRSFSFNSPFGACPDCTGIGTRMEVDPELIVPDEDKSLDEGAIHPWSHGHTKDYFGRLVGALADALGFRTDIPFAGLPQRAKKALIHGHKTQIEVRYRNRYGRERVYTTPFEGAVPFVKRRHSEAESDASRERFEGYMREVPCPTCQGTRLKPVVLAVTVMEKSIAEVSAMSISDCADFLGELRLDARDKKIAERVLKEVNERLRFLVDVGLDYLSLNRAAGTLSGGEAQRIRLATQIGSGLVGVLYVLDEPSIGLHQRDNHRLIETLVRLRDMGNTLIVVEHDEDTIKVADWIVDIGPGAGEHGGKVVHSGSLKELLANDESMTGQYLSGKKAIPLPDIRRPQDPSRQLTVHGARENNLQDIDVSFPLGVLTAVTGVSGSGKSTLVNDILYTHLARELNGARSVPGRHTRVDGDDLVDKVVHVDQSPIGRTPRSNPATYTGVFDHVRKLFAETTEAKVRGYMPGRFSFNVKGGRCENCSGDGTIKIEMNFLPDVYVPCEVCHGARYNRETLDVHYKGKSIADILNMPIEEGMHFFEAVPAISRHLKTLNDVGLGYVRLGQSATTLSGGEAQRVKLASELQKRSTGRTVYVLDEPTTGLHFEDISKLLTVLSGLVDKGNTVIVIEHNLDVIKTADWVVDMGPEGGGGGGLVIAEGTPEEVAGVPASHTGKFLREVLGAERVSDASQVNAPRRTVAKKAVAARSTTKKTATAKTATEKATNNTATKKAAAVTKKAAPAKKTTRARKA, from the coding sequence GTGGCCGACCGTCTCATCGTCCGTGGAGCGCGCGAGCACAATCTCAAGAATGTCTCGCTCGACCTCCCGCGCGACTCGCTCATCGTCTTCACGGGCCTGTCGGGGTCGGGCAAGTCCTCGCTGGCCTTCGACACGATCTTCGCCGAGGGCCAGCGGCGCTATGTGGAGTCGCTCTCCTCGTACGCCCGGCAGTTCCTCGGCCAGATGGACAAGCCGGACGTCGACTTCATCGAAGGCCTCTCCCCGGCGGTCTCCATCGACCAGAAGTCGACCTCGCGCAACCCGCGCTCGACGGTCGGCACCATCACCGAGGTCTACGACTATCTGCGTCTGCTCTTCGCGCGCATCGGCAAGCCGCACTGCCCCGAGTGCGGCCGCCCCATCACGCGCCAGTCGCCGCAGGCCATCGTCGACAAGGTCCTGGAGCTGCCGGAGGGGAGCCGCTTCCAGGTCCTGTCGCCGCTGGTGCGCGAGCGCAAGGGCGAGTTCGTCGACCTCTTCTCCGATCTCCAGACCAAGGGGTACAGCCGAGCCCGGGTCGACGGCGAGACGATCCAGCTCACCGAGCCGCCCACGCTGAAGAAGCAGGAGAAGCACACCATCGAGGTGGTCATCGACCGCCTCACGGTCAAGGAGGGCGCCAAGCGCCGGCTGACCGACTCCGTGGAGACCGCCCTCGGTCTCTCCGGCGGCATGGTGGTGCTCGACTTCGTCGACCTCCCCGCCGACGACCCCGAGCGCGAGCGCATGTACTCGGAGCACCTGTACTGCGCGTACGACGACCTGTCCTTCGAGGAGCTGGAGCCCCGCTCGTTCTCCTTCAACTCGCCCTTCGGCGCCTGCCCGGACTGCACCGGCATCGGCACGCGCATGGAGGTCGACCCCGAGCTGATCGTCCCGGACGAGGACAAGTCCCTCGACGAGGGCGCCATCCACCCCTGGTCGCACGGCCACACCAAGGACTACTTCGGGCGTCTCGTCGGAGCCCTCGCGGACGCGTTGGGATTCCGGACCGACATCCCCTTCGCCGGTCTTCCGCAGCGCGCCAAGAAGGCGCTGATCCACGGACACAAGACGCAGATCGAGGTCCGCTACCGCAACAGGTACGGCAGAGAGCGCGTGTACACCACGCCCTTCGAAGGGGCTGTCCCCTTCGTGAAGCGGCGGCACAGCGAGGCCGAGAGCGACGCGAGCCGCGAGCGCTTCGAGGGCTACATGCGCGAGGTGCCCTGCCCCACCTGTCAGGGCACGCGCCTCAAGCCGGTCGTCCTCGCGGTCACGGTCATGGAGAAGTCGATCGCCGAGGTCTCCGCGATGTCCATCAGCGACTGCGCGGACTTCCTGGGCGAGCTGAGGCTCGACGCCCGCGACAAGAAGATCGCCGAGCGCGTCCTGAAGGAGGTCAACGAACGACTGCGGTTCCTGGTCGACGTAGGCCTCGACTACCTCTCGCTGAACCGCGCCGCGGGCACCCTCTCCGGCGGCGAGGCCCAGCGCATCCGCCTGGCGACCCAGATCGGCTCGGGCCTCGTGGGCGTGCTGTACGTGCTGGACGAGCCTTCCATCGGCCTGCACCAGCGCGACAACCACCGGCTCATCGAGACCCTGGTCCGGCTGCGCGACATGGGCAACACGCTCATCGTCGTCGAGCACGACGAGGACACCATCAAGGTCGCCGACTGGATCGTCGACATCGGCCCCGGCGCGGGCGAGCACGGCGGCAAGGTCGTCCACAGCGGCTCCCTGAAGGAGCTGCTCGCCAACGACGAGTCGATGACCGGTCAGTACCTGTCCGGCAAGAAGGCCATCCCGCTGCCCGACATCCGGCGCCCCCAAGACCCGTCCCGGCAGCTCACGGTGCACGGCGCCCGCGAGAACAACCTGCAGGACATCGACGTGTCGTTCCCGCTGGGCGTCCTCACGGCCGTCACGGGAGTCTCGGGATCCGGCAAGTCCACGCTGGTCAACGACATCCTGTACACGCACCTGGCCCGCGAGCTGAACGGCGCCAGAAGCGTTCCCGGGCGGCACACGCGCGTGGACGGCGACGACCTGGTCGACAAGGTCGTGCACGTCGACCAGTCGCCGATCGGCCGCACCCCCCGGTCGAACCCGGCGACGTACACCGGAGTCTTCGACCACGTCCGCAAGCTGTTCGCCGAGACGACCGAGGCGAAGGTCCGCGGCTACATGCCCGGCCGCTTCTCCTTCAACGTCAAGGGCGGCCGCTGCGAGAACTGCTCGGGCGACGGCACGATCAAGATCGAGATGAACTTCCTCCCGGACGTGTACGTCCCGTGCGAGGTCTGCCACGGCGCCCGCTACAACCGGGAGACCCTGGACGTCCACTACAAGGGCAAGTCCATCGCCGACATTCTGAACATGCCGATCGAGGAAGGCATGCACTTCTTCGAGGCGGTTCCGGCGATCTCCCGCCACCTCAAGACGCTGAACGACGTCGGCCTCGGCTACGTCCGCCTCGGCCAGTCCGCGACCACCCTGTCCGGCGGTGAGGCCCAGCGGGTGAAGCTCGCCAGCGAGCTCCAGAAGCGTTCCACCGGACGCACGGTGTACGTCCTCGACGAGCCGACCACCGGTCTGCACTTCGAGGACATCAGCAAGCTGCTCACCGTGCTGTCCGGCCTGGTCGACAAGGGCAACACGGTCATCGTCATCGAGCACAACCTCGACGTCATCAAGACCGCCGACTGGGTCGTCGACATGGGCCCCGAGGGTGGTGGCGGCGGTGGCCTCGTCATCGCGGAGGGCACACCCGAGGAGGTCGCCGGGGTTCCGGCCAGCCACACGGGCAAGTTCCTCCGAGAGGTCCTGGGAGCCGAGCGCGTCAGCGACGCCTCGCAGGTGAACGCCCCGCGCAGGACGGTCGCCAAGAAGGCGGTGGCCGCCAGGTCGACGACAAAGAAGACGGCGACGGCCAAGACCGCCACCGAAAAGGCCACCAACAACACGGCCACCAAGAAGGCCGCCGCGGTCACGAAGAAGGCGGCCCCGGCGAAGAAGACGACGAGGGCCCGCAAGGCCTGA
- a CDS encoding carbohydrate kinase family protein gives MIVVAGEALIDLVPREAGALAGLDPRRGGGPYNTAVALGRLGSPAAFCSRISRDAFGEALVGGLREAGVDVSSVERGAEPTTLAVASIGADGSARYSFYVEGTADRLFSAPSQLQDGTRAVSFGTCSLVLEPGATAYEELMRIASAQGVFTALDPNIRSVLIPDADAYRARFKSWLPSVSLLKLSEEDAEWLGGTPREWLASGPSAVVVTRGGDGLTAFTRDGAEYSVPGEPVDVVDTIGAGDTVNAALLHGLAARDALSGPALAGLGADGWAELLGFAARAAAITCSRAGAEPPYAHELGVF, from the coding sequence GTGATCGTCGTCGCCGGTGAGGCCCTGATCGATCTGGTGCCGCGTGAGGCGGGCGCGCTCGCGGGGCTCGACCCGCGGCGCGGCGGCGGCCCGTACAACACGGCGGTGGCGCTGGGCCGTCTCGGCTCCCCCGCGGCCTTCTGCTCGCGGATCTCGCGGGACGCCTTCGGCGAGGCCCTGGTCGGCGGACTGCGCGAGGCGGGCGTCGACGTGTCGTCCGTGGAGCGGGGCGCCGAGCCGACGACCCTCGCGGTCGCGTCGATCGGCGCGGACGGTTCGGCCCGTTACTCCTTCTACGTCGAGGGCACCGCGGACCGGCTGTTCTCGGCGCCCTCCCAACTCCAGGACGGGACAAGGGCGGTGTCGTTCGGCACCTGTTCGCTCGTACTGGAGCCGGGCGCGACCGCGTACGAGGAACTGATGCGGATCGCGTCCGCGCAGGGTGTGTTCACCGCGCTCGACCCCAACATCCGCTCGGTGCTGATCCCGGACGCGGACGCCTACCGGGCCCGGTTCAAGAGCTGGCTGCCGTCGGTGTCGCTGCTCAAGCTGTCCGAGGAGGACGCGGAGTGGCTCGGCGGCACTCCGCGCGAGTGGCTGGCCTCGGGCCCATCGGCCGTGGTCGTCACGCGGGGCGGAGACGGGCTGACCGCCTTCACCCGTGACGGCGCGGAGTACTCCGTGCCGGGCGAACCCGTCGACGTGGTGGACACGATCGGTGCGGGCGACACGGTGAACGCCGCGCTGCTGCACGGCCTCGCAGCCCGCGACGCGCTCTCCGGGCCCGCGCTCGCGGGTCTGGGCGCCGACGGATGGGCCGAGTTGCTGGGGTTCGCCGCACGAGCCGCGGCGATCACCTGCTCACGGGCGGGCGCGGAACCGCCGTACGCGCATGAGTTGGGCGTTTTCTGA
- a CDS encoding LacI family DNA-binding transcriptional regulator, which yields MATMVDVARSAGVSVATVSHVLNDTRPVRPATRQAVLDAIDELGYTPNTLARSLVTSRTRSIGLAVSAISNPYFTEILQGVEAGALERGYSLLIADPHDDPVHERKVVQLLHERRVDGMLVAPSAHPEELLGYLGRHDVPTVFLDRLVDDGRTPPGFTFDQVCAENAEPVTLLVRHLAELGHKRIGLVAGLPGLSTTSERISGYRHGLAYAGLPYDERLVVPGNSEAAGAERATEALLSLPAPPTALVTANNAMTIGALRAVRERGLSVPGDLALCCFDDFSWADLFSPRLTAISQPSKEIGARAVQLLLDRLDSPGREARTVRLPSAFMHRTSCGCPEKGSDS from the coding sequence ATGGCGACCATGGTCGACGTGGCCCGGAGCGCGGGCGTGTCCGTCGCGACGGTCTCGCACGTACTCAACGACACCCGCCCGGTGCGGCCGGCCACCCGCCAGGCCGTGCTCGACGCCATCGACGAACTCGGCTACACGCCCAACACCCTGGCCAGATCGCTCGTCACCTCGCGCACCCGGTCGATCGGGCTCGCGGTGTCGGCGATCAGCAACCCGTACTTCACGGAGATCCTGCAGGGCGTGGAGGCCGGCGCCCTGGAGCGTGGCTACAGCCTGCTGATTGCGGATCCGCACGACGATCCGGTGCATGAGCGCAAGGTGGTCCAGCTGCTGCACGAGCGGCGCGTGGACGGCATGCTCGTCGCACCGTCCGCGCACCCGGAGGAACTGCTCGGCTATCTCGGGCGGCACGACGTACCGACGGTGTTCCTGGACCGGCTGGTCGACGACGGCCGGACGCCGCCAGGTTTCACCTTCGACCAGGTCTGCGCGGAGAACGCCGAGCCCGTCACGCTCCTGGTCAGGCATCTCGCCGAGCTGGGTCACAAGAGGATCGGCCTGGTCGCGGGCCTGCCGGGGCTCAGCACGACGAGTGAGCGGATCTCCGGCTACCGGCACGGCCTGGCGTACGCGGGACTCCCGTACGACGAGCGGCTCGTGGTCCCCGGCAACTCCGAGGCGGCGGGCGCCGAGCGCGCGACCGAGGCCCTGCTGTCCCTCCCGGCACCGCCCACGGCACTGGTCACCGCCAACAACGCGATGACCATCGGCGCCCTGCGGGCCGTGCGCGAGAGGGGCCTGTCCGTGCCCGGTGACCTGGCTCTGTGCTGCTTCGACGACTTCTCCTGGGCGGACCTCTTCTCGCCCCGGCTCACCGCGATCTCCCAGCCCAGCAAGGAGATCGGCGCCCGGGCCGTACAGCTGCTGCTCGACCGGCTGGACTCCCCCGGCCGCGAGGCCCGTACGGTCCGGCTGCCCTCCGCCTTCATGCACCGCACCTCGTGCGGCTGCCCCGAGAAAGGATCCGACTCGTGA